CCAGTGTGAATAAGACAGGTACTTAGGCACAGATTTCCTACAACGCATGCCAGCAACACCTCCGAGCTCCGTGGGCGTGAGCTCCGTACTTAGAGATTTTCCGCACCCTTAACACCGACCACACGGATGGGACGGGTGGTCGGTTTCGAATTGACTCGCCGCTAGCAAGCTCGAACATGAGTACTCATTTTGTTCCTCAGCGTGCTTATCGAGCGGAATCGAGTGCGTTCCGCGTTTGAGGGGGAGACACAACCCGGGCCGGAAATCAACCCAGCCCGGGCCACTTAATTGCTACCACCAGTGGTCCACCCCGTTGACAATGCGTGCCACCGTAAGACGCCAGTCGGAAATAGGTTTAGCAGTTGATGCCTCGAATGTCGGACCGACAATCGAATCGAAACCGTCTTAAGACCTTCGGACAGGGCGCGTGCGCCCCCATTCCGGTGGAATGTAAGTGTACTCATTCGTACTCACGCCCATCCGCCCCTGGCTGCTCGTCACACACCGAACAACATTCGTCCGAATAATggtaacacacacaacaacaacagcaaaaaaagaacactaacacacacgcgAGCCTCTCGACGGGCAAACGCACCATGGCTTGACTACAAGTTCCTTACAAGAGCGCACACCGCACAAGGTCACTAACTTCCTTTCACATGGCACGCGCCCGACCGCGCACACGCCGGTTCCTGCTGCTTTGAGCCTCCATGTATCCCCACCCTCCGCGCTCCCTACAAAAGATACCGATCGGCCAGATTGTCTCGCCATCGATAGCGCCGCTTCGCCCGGTAGTACAGCAGCTCGCCGATGAACGCAGCCAGCGCGAGCAGCAGTCCGGCGGCACCGAGCAGAAAGGCGCCCTCGATGTGATCCAGCCGCAGAATCGTCTGTCCTTCTCCACTTTTCTCACCATCCCCTCCGCTGCCCCCTCCTTCATCGCCTCCCGCCCCCTCGTCCTCATCGTGATCGATGCGGATCTTTTCGCTCTCCTTCTGCCACTTGCCCAGCAGCCCGCTCTCGCTGATCCGCCGTATTAGCTCGTTGATCTTCGGCAGCAGATGAAAGTCCTTCTTCGCCAGCATACTCACCGAGTAGGTGTAGATGTTTTCCGCCTTCGAGAAGCAGTACAGCTCGGCCTCCCCGATCGCCCGGCTGTTGCTCGAATGGGCCCGGCTCATAGCGATCGCAACCGTGCGCTCCCGGCGCAGCCGCCCCAGACACTCGTCCAAATTCCTGCACACCGCGTAGTGCGCGGCAATGTGGCGCGACACGCCGTCCGGTTTGTCAAAGTGGCCGAGCGTGTTTTCCGCACCCGCAAACCCAAACCCGGCCTCGATCGCCTGCTGGACGGTGGCAATCTGCGGCTCGTACCGGGGGCGCGTCAGTACCGAGATCAGGAAGCTGTGGTAGGCCGCGTTCCAGTGCAGTCCGTAAAACATGTACCCGATCAGGAACAGCCGGATGGAGACGCGCCGCGGCCAGTAGTGCGCGTACACGCTCAGCGAGAACGCCAGCGACTGGAGCAGCATCCAGGTGTAGTTCACCCGGTACAACCCCTCGACGTAGTTGAACCGGAACAGCAGCCCGGCCGCCGCGAAGATGATCCCGATCGCGATCAGCCACGTCCACACGTTGAAGATGATGAACACGTTCAGCCACTTGGGTGCGTGTCGGGCGGTCGGCACGCACCAGGTAAGATCGTCCTGAAAGTACGGTATCGTGGCCGACAGCAGCTTCCGACTGATCGGGTTTTCGTGCAGCCCGCCAATCATTAGGTCGGTTCGTCGCTGCAACACGTCCGCGTACAGCCCCGTCTGGTTGTCCGCCGTGATGCGTGCCGTCGTGAGGCTGCCGTCGATCACGCTAAACACCGGTACCAGGCGCATCCGGGCCGTGATCACGTCCAGCATTAGCACCTCTAGCCCCTTCTCGATGTGGCTCGCGTTGCCCACGACGAACGGCTCCCAAATGCTGGTCGACACCTTGAGCGGGCAGTAGTGGTAGTACTTCGGGATCTTCGGCCCATAGTCGGAAAAGTAGTGCCGCTCGCGGTACACCCAGGCGGCGCGCACGTTGCGCTCCGGGTCCGGCTCCTGGAACGCATACTCACACTCGTCGACCAGCCGCAACCGCTCGATGTTGTCAGCACAGCTGCCACTCTCGTACGGGAACCAGGTCCACACCTCTAGCACGGACGTGTTGTACCGCTGCACCATCACGTTCACGTTCAGCACGGAATGGTCGAACAGCTCCTGGAGCACGTTCCGCACCTCGATCTCGAAGACGAGCGGCGTCAGCTCGGCCgtgaacaccaccaccacctgggCCAGCGGGTTCCAGGTGGGCAGCCGGCGCAGCTGCCGGATCGGGGCGGCCAGCGCCGACGAGTCGGCAATCAGCATCAGGTAGTTCTTGGCCTTCTCCGTCACGTGCGATGCGTTCAGGTGCGGCCGGGAAGCGTCCTTCACCATCACGCCCATCTCGTGCCGGGGGTCCTCGTTGAACGAGCGCAATATGTGCTGCTGGAAAGTGGACGCGTCCGgcttgatgttgatgatggccAGCGAACCCTTCATGGCGCGTTCCGACCGAAAGTACTTCTCGCACAGCCGCCTGATGCAGGGCACGACCGTGAGCAGCTGCTCGTGTTCCGCTTCGTCCACCGGTATGTCCCCGGCGGTCTGGCGCAGCACCACGGTCAGCAGTAGCGTCCAAACGCTCACCTGCCGGTACATTGCGACCTGCCGAACAAACTGACGAGCAGGAACGATTGACCCAACCGATTGACCCAGCGACATTGTCCCGGACAATGTATTTATACGTCACCCCAAAATCActaccaacaaacaaaagcgCATCTGCCCCATGGGGACCCATTAGGGTGTGAATTATTTAGCGACCAGTGTGGCTTGGCTGGAACGATGCACGCGCCAATTATCGTTATTGATTTATCATAACAGCAGGCCGATTACAATCGACGGTCCTAATGTGCCACACGGATCATTATGTCCGGGGCAGGGATCTAACAATCAGTCTCCCCCTGGTGGtagaataaacaaacacacgacaCCATGCCATGCATTAAGCTTTCATCAAGCCAATCCGGCCGGCACGACCGTGTAAGCCCGTGTCCCGTTGGATCGGCGAGTTCACCCACGAAGCGGGTTAGTCGCTTGGTTTAGGTGTCACATTACTTCACCCATTTAGGTGACTGGTAGCGGTCAACGCAGCGACAGTCATGTGCTGTTTTTGTAGTGTCCATCAGCCATCGGAACAGCATCTGTCGTCGGTTCGGAGGACATTCTCTTCTATAGActcccaaaacacacacacacacacacaccccggcACTTACGGTGTGCCAACCTGCTGCACGGTGTACACTCAGGTGCTTGAGCGTTCAAATACATCAGGTGGGATCAGGTTCCGCATTTCAAGGTCATTTGGCCcttaaaaactaaaacaagcaaagAAGCATGTGTGCAGTGAAACATAAGCCAATTAAAGAGAGTTTTGCAGCAGTGTACGCACGTCGGTACGTACATACGTACCTTTCGCAGTCCTCGGCGTCACCGTATGTGGCTTTATCACGGCAGCAAACCAGTTTGGACATTATGATTAACGGCTTCGCACAACTGGAGCACACATTGGTGACGTTTGTCCGCTTGCTTGCAAACAATGACGAATTTAGCAATGCCGGTAATGAGGCGCAGTGTGTTGTGAGAGGAATCGCATCGATGTAATGTGACCCAAAGTATGCTAAGTATTGCCGGTATAGAACGATTCACACGTCAACACTCTTCCAATACCTTCGGCACGGTTAGAGATTCTAGCGCAAATCGCCACTACAACGGCATCcgtttatttttgctattctccacacatacacacgttgTACTACTCGTTAATTGTGACGTTAACCTCGTTTGGTGCCGTTTCTGTGCAGCACTCCCTCTGTACGATGACCATGTGACCGGGCGAATGTCCACCTTGTTGGTGTACTTGCTGTATCCGCTCCATTACTCTTAGGGCGATGAACGACCTGAGGGCGCACACGAAATCTAAGCAACACAACGGTGCGAAAGGCAAAAGCTGAACTCCACACGCCGATCGTTATCGAAAGCAAAAGTGAATGTGAAATTTGAtcccccttccccctgcctTCTAATGTTGCTTTGGAGGTACATAATTTACATTGTTTGAAAATCAAAACCCTGGAGGATGTATCAACTTTCAGTGGAAACAAAGGCAGCAAACTAACAAGCAGTACCTAGTTCCAGTACATGTCCCGTTGGGTAACATTCAATAGCAAAACACTTAATGCACTTGGCGCTTAGGGGCCATCCATTACGGAGGGAAGGGATACGAAACCTGTTTGCGCAACACACCAAGCAAGATGCTCCAAAATCTCCGCTTTGGGATGAAATAGATTCCTTTCTCTGACACAAACAACGACGaaagatttaatttaaaaaaatgaatttaaaagcaAACCTACGAGTTCTAAGTTTTGAGCGTTAAAATACAATAAGTATTGAAAGTAATTTTATTCTTCTCATTTCCGATGTAACGTTGTTTATCCAAAGCCACTTGAAGAGCTACAAGAGCATCcactataaataaaatatggtTTATTCGTTATTTTGGGTTAAATAAAGACGATCAACAACGTTTGTACGTATATCATTTAGTTCTACAGCCACTTCAACGGCGTCTTAAAAGAGCATGTCGCAGAAAGTATGTAGCTTTTCTGCTTTGTCGCAATGACCTACGCCAAGAATTTATTCCTTGGACACTAAACTGCACTACTTACTAAACTTAATTAGTACCACGAAACCGGATAGTTATTCCCACGAGAAGACGGTACAGGTGAGTATCGAACTAGGTCCAATCTTTTACAGGAATCGAAACTTACTATACACCAACACTTATATGACTATTACGTGAATAGTTTTAGTTATTGGTTTAATAGAAACGCTCCACTATAACTTTTCTGGGTTATGGTTTAGATCAAATAAGTTTATCACTAATTCTTCATGTTTCCATTATCCTGAGTCATTACTCTTGTCTTCAAATTTCGTTTCTCACTCAATGGACCTCTTTTGAATTAATCTCgtgaaagaaaaatgtttgatttaaaGGTCACTCTGTCCCATGTTGTACACAACATCAGATTCATTTAATGAATGCAGTGTTCttaatgatttaaattaaagTCCAAGGAATTTGCCATACAATATGTTCATTCGCCAATCAATAGTGTTTTATACAAGAGTTTACCAGCGATTTTCATTTATCGATTGAACTTCCTGCTACTGTTTTACTATACAAGTAAAATTAATGTTGGGaaaatttgaaatgttttcgAATCATCGGCAAAACTACAATAATAGAAAACTTTACAAAATTTATACATTCTAGTTAGTGTGTTTGTATCAAAACGACCTTTAAAAGTTACCCATTAGCTAAAGGTTGCGTCAAAATGGCTCCCAATAATGTAATTTACGAAATAATGTCACTAACTGATGACTTTGGACATCCCGGTCCAAGAGCATGATTTCCAAGTGGAAGAGAATTCCattaaaaaaaccaaaatgaatAGGTTTTTGGCATATTCTAACACATGTGTCTGTAGAACTGTTACTTTCTAGTTGAACAGCTTCTACAGACTTTCAATTAACAATCCGAATGATCATTCAGTCAATATCATAGTGATCAATAGTTATGTTACAATTTTCGGAGGCATCtggcaaaaaaacgaaattaaatATATAGTTACAAATGCACCTttgaatgttttcattttcaataaaaatgataGTATTTTAGTCTCAGATTTTTACTATGCAGATGAATTTAGCGCCCATGAAAGTAAAACGTGTCCAGCGTAATTGTATGGTTCGCAAATAGTCCATGGCTTTCCAAGTAAGCCGTGGCAAGAACTCCAAAACAACGCTCCAACAATAGTGTTGCGCTAAAACTGTAGCAAAACATCacccaaaaccatccaaattacAAACCAGACCGTAAACTTTTGACCGCAATTAGCCGCATCGGGCACATTAATATGTGCTATAAATTAAACCCCCATAAAATGCTCCAACATCGTTCCCAGAAACCAACCCAACAAGGGGTAAGTAAGGTGGACGAACAGCAGCCCCGTAACTAAAACTCCATTCCTTTTATTGTGCGCTACcccacacgcgcgcgcgcgagcaaTGTACGGGCCAGTAATCATGTATAGGGGTGCTTGGGGCAATTAACTAGTCCACTCCTTGCTGCagtcttttttttcgcaaactACTATTGGCGAGCGAAGGCAGCAGAGATCGGAGGCCGAAAGGCCGTCCCACAGTGTCAGgttcaataaataatccaCCCCACTTGCCTTTCGATAGTGGACACGTTGTTTTGCGGGAGCTTAAAATGTCTTCGATCGCCACGATCAAAGTGATTAAAGAGTTATAGAAGCGTTTCCGGAACAACGAAACCATCCATCTAACGTGGCACACGCCCGCTTTGTTCTAAGCCCGGAATGACCGTTCAGGATAGAACCTGAAACGTGTGGCTTTTGAggcgagagtgtgtgtttggtatTTCTGCACCATCGTTTAACCTTGATCGGATCCGTCCATTGAAAGGGGTAGAACTTAACCGATCGCGACTTGCAAGACTCCGTGTTTCCATTTCAACGTATCGGTGGGGCTTGGTTCTTGCATAAGGACTGTGAGCCCAGGAGAAGGTAGAATGTATCCATACAAATCAATCACAGGTTCTTACTTTGTGGCCGCTATCCGATTTCCGAGGCTCTCTGGTTTTGTAAAGCGGTTTACACtgttattttgcttttattctCCAGTCCTTGAAACAATGTAGCATGATCGCAGACCCGTTTCAAGGGAACCGAGTTGAGTCCGTTAAATAATCCCGTTCTTGAGGCAACCAGTTGAACATTGTTATCGCCAGCCGGTACAACATACTGGGTGGGTTTCTGATGCATTATTGCTCTCTTTTAAGAAGTAAACCCAGATCCTTTATCCAATAGTGGTGTGATTTTTAATTGCAAACCCGTTTCCACGAGTTGGCAGTATGACGAGCGAAGGAGTTGGGCACGATTTCCCACCAACttactctctccctctctctctctctagctgtTTGAGCAGCTCAAGTACTCGACACTGCTATGACGAAGCAATAAACAATGGTTAATGTTTTGGCTATACTTTCCCGCCCCCTGCTCAAAAGCTAATCTCGGATACTTTCCCCAAGGCTGCCATAAAATTGTTATTTGTGAAAACAGCGAAAATTGTATCCCGCTCACGCTCGCGTAAAAGCGACGAAGTTTATGGCACTGGTTACGCGCAACCTCAACGATGTTTCGCGCAATGTAACGCGTGCAAGGTTTAAtacgctgcagcagctgcccCGATAGCGGCAAATGGCGAAAAGATGGGAAGATGTATAACCACCTCCACCTGCAGGCAAATCTCAGCAAGCGAACAACTCATCTTCCCCGGCATGGTAGCACGATCTTAGTAGCCGCTGACGTCATCGCCCTTTAACGACACCGATTGACGGGGAACCGTAGAGCTGGTTCGTTCGATTGCATTATATGGCCACGATCACGGGTGCCCTTCTTCTGCTGGAGCACAGCATCAGCGTGAGCGAGATCGATGCGCAACCGTGTTACAAATGCGCCGTTGAATGCTATTTTTGAATTtgggaaaaacaaaagccgAAAGAGCAGCACTAGTCACAGCGTCTTTCAGCCAGACGGACCGACGGATTCCAGTCTCTTGCATCACAGCGCATCATGCAAGCCATctggctggtgtgtgtgtgtgtgtgtgtgtgtgtgtgtgtgtgtgtgtgtgtgtgtgtgtgtgtgtgtgtgtgtgtgtgtgtgtgtgtgtgtgtgtgtggtgtgtgtgtgtgtgtgtgtgtgtggtgtgtgtgtgtgtgtgtgtgtgtgtgtgtgtgtgtgtgtgtgtgtgtgtgtgtgtgtgtgtgtgtgtggtgtgtgtgtgtgtgtgtgtgtgtgtgtgtgtgtgtgtgtgtgtgtgtgtgtgtgtgtgtgtgtgtgtgtgtgtgtgtgtgtgtgtgtgtgtgtgtgtgtgtgtgtgtgtgtgtgtgtgtgtgtgtgtgtgtctgatcGTATCGCTTTGCTGGAAACTGGCTCAATCGGTTGAATCGAAGTTATGCCAGCGCCCCAAAAAACACATTAGTCTTTTACAAGTCCTTAAACATTCgcttaataatttatttgtatAGCTTTGGTACCGTGTAAACGTCGTAAATTAAAATAAGAGTATAATTTATCTCTCCTCGAGCACGATCATTAATTAATAGAAAACAGTTTGATGAGTCGAACAAATAATACCGCGTCCGGCACATGTTCACGAacagtgtttctttttcacgGTTAAAAGCGGCAGTCTTCGCACTGTTT
This is a stretch of genomic DNA from Anopheles merus strain MAF chromosome 2R, AmerM5.1, whole genome shotgun sequence. It encodes these proteins:
- the LOC121590715 gene encoding uncharacterized protein LOC121590715; the protein is MSLGQSVGSIVPARQFVRQVAMYRQVSVWTLLLTVVLRQTAGDIPVDEAEHEQLLTVVPCIRRLCEKYFRSERAMKGSLAIINIKPDASTFQQHILRSFNEDPRHEMGVMVKDASRPHLNASHVTEKAKNYLMLIADSSALAAPIRQLRRLPTWNPLAQVVVVFTAELTPLVFEIEVRNVLQELFDHSVLNVNVMVQRYNTSVLEVWTWFPYESGSCADNIERLRLVDECEYAFQEPDPERNVRAAWVYRERHYFSDYGPKIPKYYHYCPLKVSTSIWEPFVVGNASHIEKGLEVLMLDVITARMRLVPVFSVIDGSLTTARITADNQTGLYADVLQRRTDLMIGGLHENPISRKLLSATIPYFQDDLTWCVPTARHAPKWLNVFIIFNVWTWLIAIGIIFAAAGLLFRFNYVEGLYRVNYTWMLLQSLAFSLSVYAHYWPRRVSIRLFLIGYMFYGLHWNAAYHSFLISVLTRPRYEPQIATVQQAIEAGFGFAGAENTLGHFDKPDGVSRHIAAHYAVCRNLDECLGRLRRERTVAIAMSRAHSSNSRAIGEAELYCFSKAENIYTYSVSMLAKKDFHLLPKINELIRRISESGLLGKWQKESEKIRIDHDEDEGAGGDEGGGSGGDGEKSGEGQTILRLDHIEGAFLLGAAGLLLALAAFIGELLYYRAKRRYRWRDNLADRYLL